GCTTGGCATTCACCGCATCTTTATGTCGCACATCCGTAAGCAACCGCATGGCCAGCGCGCGCAGTTCTTCTGCGCCCATGGCCTGGAGTTGTGTCGGATCGATCATGGGCACCATTTTGCCAACGGCAGGGGCGTCTGCCTATTGGCGCAGATGCCCATTGCCGTGCGGTCTCAAATAACACGGATGCTGCCAGCCTCGCCCAGGCGTTGCCAGGGCAGACCCAGGACGAGCGCGGCCAATTGCTCCGGGGACAGCACCATTTGCGTGTCGACGCCGGGCCGTGGCCAGACGAAGCGCCCGGTGTTCAAGCGCCGGGCCGCGAGCCAGACGCCGAAGCCGTCGTGTACCAGCACCTTGAGCCGGTTCGCGCGCGCATTGGCGAAGAGGTAGGCGTGGTGCGGGTGGGCCGCGCCGAAGACCTTGACCACACGGGCCAACGCTGTCTCGGTGCCAGCTCGCATGTCCATGGGCTCGACGGCCAACCAGATCGCGTCGATGCGGATCATCGCGTGAGCTCTCGCACCCAGGCCGCACTCTCGCTCAGGCGCGCAGCCGGCCACATGATCGATACCACCGCGCCTTTGCGTTGGATTTCGATACGCACGTCGGCAGGCTCGGCCGCGCGAATTTGCGGTATGGCAACAGGTATCGGCAGCGTGACGAAGGCCGATTGGACATCGACGGCCCGCTGTTCGAGGACTTGGGGTAGTGCCTTCGCGCTGTCGATTTCCTTGATCCAGCGCCGCAGCACGTTTGGATTCATGCCATGCGA
This window of the Robbsia betulipollinis genome carries:
- the tnpB gene encoding IS66 family insertion sequence element accessory protein TnpB (TnpB, as the term is used for proteins encoded by IS66 family insertion elements, is considered an accessory protein, since TnpC, encoded by a neighboring gene, is a DDE family transposase.) — protein: MIRIDAIWLAVEPMDMRAGTETALARVVKVFGAAHPHHAYLFANARANRLKVLVHDGFGVWLAARRLNTGRFVWPRPGVDTQMVLSPEQLAALVLGLPWQRLGEAGSIRVI